One genomic segment of Nothobranchius furzeri strain GRZ-AD chromosome 10, NfurGRZ-RIMD1, whole genome shotgun sequence includes these proteins:
- the LOC107372788 gene encoding zinc finger BED domain-containing protein 4-like has protein sequence MLRICWLEFCCLLFDFGFFLTSRSLLSADFMDRSKKFSPVWNNFDLLTPKKVKCRLCSTELSYTNKSTSSMLRHYRARHGNDELVDTPVPNKQAVDDAVVNMIIKDCQPLTIVENEGFRELLKLIAPSYVLPSRKVIKDLVSQKYEEEKEKTKKDLQSVIAVSLTADMWTSINMEAYLAVTCHYVDKESHELCSSVLGVQHFPQKHTAENMATVKRSLMEEWGIAGKVRCLVTDAAANMIACARMLQVRQTICIAHSINLIVRKSCDQISTLTELRNKARQIVTYFRSSTMAKEKLTQMQQQLGTPLHKLINEVPTRWNSTYHMLERLTEQKEAVWVSLASLKTDLTPLTPEEFEIIEEMLRVLAPFYQATKELSEEKRVSGSKVIPLMRMIHIELQHQSSTVTKPTAKQLAENLSKRLTESICNMESLSVMSLATLLDPRFKTAGFFSPLKATEAVKRLKSECAAEMRSHEPDPAVEEPSTSRGSEHSSGHNLWRHLDMEVEESRMTSNTTANSIIEVQRYLAERNAPRTQDPLQYWKNNQNLYPHLYQLALQFLCTPSSSVPCERVFSKAGELVSKRRNRLGANTLHKLLFLNKNA, from the exons ATGTTGCGGATTTGTTGGTTAGAGTTTTGCTGTTTGCTGTTTGATTTTGGATTTTTCCTTACCTCACGCTCACTTCTCTCCGCTGACTTCATGGATCGTTCCAAGAAGTTTTCCCCAGTCTGGAATAATTTTGATCTTTTGACGCCAAAAAAG gtgaaGTGTCGGCTCTGCTCCACAGAGCTGTCTTACACAAATAAGAGCACTTCATCAATGCTGAGGCATTATAGAGCTCGGCATGGCAACGATGAATTGGTAGATACCCCAG TTCCTAACAAGCAAGCAGTGGATGATGCTGTGGTTAACATGATCATCAAAGACTGCCAGCCACTCACCATTGTTGAAAATGAGGGATTCAGGGAGCTCCTGAAGCTTATTGCACCCTCATATGTTCTACCAAGCAGGAAG GTCATCAAGGACTTGGTGAGCCAGAAATATGAAGAGgaaaaggagaaaacaaaaaaGGACCTCCAGAGCGTCATTGCTGTTAGTTTAAcagctgatatgtggacatccatTAATATGGAGGCATATCTTGCCGTTACTTGCCACTATGTGGACAAAGAAAGCCATGAACTCTGTTCATCAGTCTTGGGAGTGCAGCATTTCCCTCAGAAACACACTGCAGAAAACATGGCCACAGTTAAAAGGAGCCTCATGGAGGAGTGGGGCATAGCAGGCAAAGTCAGGTGTCTTGTCACTGATGCAGCAGCAAACATGATTGCATGTGCTCGAATGCTGCAAGTACGGCAAACCATTTGCATTGCCCATTCCATAAATTTAATTGTAAGAAAATCATGTGATCAAATCTCAACACTAACAGAACTACGCAACAAAGCACGGCAAATTGTGACATACTTTCGATCAAGCACCATGGCCAAGGAAAAGCTCACTCAAATGCAGCAACAGCTGGGAACACCATTGCATAAATTAATAAATGAGGTGCCGACACGATGGAACAGCACCTACCACATGCTGGAGAGACTGACTGAGCAGAAGGAGGCAGTCTGGGTGTCACTGGCCTCATTAAAAACTGATCTCACTCCACTGACTCCAGAAGAATTTGAAATCATTGAAGAGATGCTCAGGGTGCTTGCTCCTTTTTACCAAGCCACAAAAGAACTCTCTGAGGAAAAAAGAGTCTCGGGGTCAAAGGTTATTCCATTGATGAGAATGATCCACATTGAGCTTCAACATCAATCTTCAACGGTGACAAAACCCACTGCTAAACAGCTGGCTGAAAATCTGTCAAAGCGGCTAACCGAGTCCATCTGCAACATGGAATCGCTCAGTGTGATGTCACTGGCAACATTGTTGGACCCCAGGTTTAAAACTGCTGGCTTTTTTAGTCCACTGAAAGCAACTGAAGCTGTCAAGAGACTGAAGTCAGAGTGTGCTGCTGAAATGAGGAGCCATGAGCCTGACCCAGCAGTAGAGGAGCCTAGCACTTCACGTGGATCAGAACACAGTTCAG GACACAATCTCTGGAGGCACCTTGATATGGAGGTTGAGGAGAGCAGGATGACCTCTAATACTACAGCCAATTCCATAATTGAAGTCCAACGCTACCTGGCTGAAAGAAATGCACCGAGAACACAAGACCCATTACAATATTGGAAAAATAACCAGAATTTATATCCACACCTTTATCAACTCGCACTTCAATTCTTATGCACACCATCTTCATCTGTACCCTGTGAAAGAGTGTTTTCTAAGGCAGGGGAACTGGTGTCTAAGAGGAGAAATCGCCTTGGAGCAAACACACTGCACAAACTTTTGTTCctcaataaaaatgcataa